The Anabaena sp. WA102 genome contains a region encoding:
- a CDS encoding Uma2 family endonuclease: MTLTINNLEKIEQILKDDDNDYQIELQEGNILIMGPSDIESSEIGAEFIYLLKLWTNPRKLGRIFDSSGGFIMPNTDLRAPDVSFVSAPRLKRTVRDFGNLVPDLVVEIKSKTDRVAKLEDKLKLFLELGAKVGILINPDELTVTVYRPNGKITLLTEDDKLTVTELFPGWEIAISELWPPVFE; the protein is encoded by the coding sequence ATGACTCTCACAATTAACAACTTAGAAAAAATAGAACAAATATTAAAAGATGATGATAACGACTATCAAATAGAACTACAAGAAGGGAATATTTTAATTATGGGTCCATCGGATATAGAATCTAGTGAAATTGGTGCAGAGTTCATATATTTGTTAAAATTATGGACTAATCCTCGTAAATTAGGGAGAATATTTGACTCCAGTGGTGGGTTTATTATGCCAAATACTGATTTACGCGCTCCTGATGTGTCCTTTGTTTCCGCCCCAAGATTAAAACGGACTGTGAGAGATTTTGGAAATTTAGTTCCTGATTTAGTGGTAGAAATTAAATCAAAAACTGATAGAGTTGCTAAATTAGAAGATAAACTTAAATTATTTTTAGAATTAGGCGCAAAAGTAGGAATTTTAATCAATCCTGATGAATTAACTGTTACTGTTTATCGTCCTAATGGTAAAATCACATTATTAACAGAAGATGATAAATTAACCGTAACTGAATTATTTCCTGGTTGGGAAATTGCCATTTCTGAATTATGGCCACCTGTGTTTGAATAG
- a CDS encoding Uma2 family endonuclease, with the protein MTQLKNQLTVEEFLALPENDTTYELVDGEAVPKYKNEQMSPKFFHGSTTGALFILLSTWAQDQGRVVVEWGIKLTKNQTSWIPVPDLTYVSYHRLAADWLEDEACPVIPELVIEIISPGQTFGDMIDKATYYLQAGILLVWIVDTISQTITVFTVSSLPVTFRENQMISHEILPGLEITPHTIFQRAGLIR; encoded by the coding sequence ATGACTCAACTAAAAAATCAGCTTACTGTCGAAGAATTTCTCGCACTTCCCGAAAATGATACTACTTATGAGTTGGTTGACGGGGAAGCTGTACCTAAATATAAAAATGAGCAAATGTCTCCTAAATTCTTTCATGGCTCAACCACAGGAGCATTATTTATACTATTATCTACATGGGCGCAAGATCAAGGTCGTGTTGTTGTGGAATGGGGAATCAAATTAACCAAAAATCAAACAAGTTGGATACCCGTTCCTGATTTAACTTATGTTTCCTATCACCGTCTTGCTGCTGACTGGCTTGAAGATGAGGCTTGTCCTGTTATCCCAGAATTAGTCATCGAAATTATTTCTCCTGGTCAAACTTTTGGAGACATGATTGATAAAGCTACTTATTATCTACAAGCGGGGATTCTATTAGTTTGGATAGTAGATACAATCTCTCAAACTATTACTGTCTTTACAGTATCTTCTCTGCCTGTGACTTTTCGAGAAAATCAAATGATTAGTCATGAAATATTACCAGGATTAGAAATCACTCCTCATACTATCTTTCAACGGGCTGGTTTAATTCGTTAG
- the trmB gene encoding tRNA (guanosine(46)-N7)-methyltransferase TrmB: MSPVRVRQHVNPLASKFQTPTASPEWEKIYIQQNLPLHLDIGCARGRFVLKMAQVEPNWNFLGLEIREPLVVEANRIRDEMGLTNLHYLFANVNNSLISLLSTLPQDSLQKVTIQFPDPWFKNRHAKRRVVQAELVTELAKYLAVGGVVFLQSDIEFVAVEMCDRFDEHPAFEKLGTTTWLAQNPLPVPTEREIATQNKGEPVYRALFTKKTEILEPGVNEQSYRNLRSGCNPC; encoded by the coding sequence TTGTCACCTGTTCGAGTTCGTCAGCACGTAAACCCCCTGGCAAGTAAATTCCAAACCCCAACCGCTTCTCCAGAATGGGAAAAGATTTATATCCAACAAAACCTACCTCTACATTTAGATATCGGTTGTGCTAGAGGTAGATTTGTCCTCAAAATGGCACAAGTAGAACCAAATTGGAATTTTTTAGGGTTAGAAATCCGAGAACCCCTAGTAGTAGAAGCAAATAGAATCCGCGATGAAATGGGTTTAACCAATCTGCATTATTTGTTTGCAAATGTGAATAATTCCCTCATTTCCTTATTATCAACTTTACCTCAAGATAGCTTACAAAAAGTTACAATTCAATTTCCTGATCCCTGGTTTAAAAATCGCCATGCGAAACGTCGGGTAGTCCAAGCGGAATTAGTCACAGAATTAGCGAAATATTTAGCAGTGGGTGGTGTTGTTTTTCTGCAATCTGATATAGAATTTGTAGCAGTGGAAATGTGCGATCGCTTTGATGAACATCCTGCATTTGAGAAGCTAGGAACAACAACATGGTTAGCCCAAAATCCTCTCCCTGTCCCCACAGAACGGGAAATAGCCACTCAAAACAAAGGTGAACCAGTATATAGGGCTTTATTTACAAAGAAAACTGAAATTTTAGAGCCTGGGGTAAATGAGCAATCGTACAGAAACTTACGCTCAGGCTGTAACCCTTGCTAG
- a CDS encoding FIST signal transduction protein — translation MADQMQWTNALSTRPSLEAAINDVVEQAVASLTAPADLGLVFISSAFMSEYSRLLPLLAEKLSVPVLIGCSAGGVIGRKQAGETEEIEAEPALSLTLAHLPGVEIQPFHIVAEELPDSDSSPTAWIDLVGVSPSVVPQFILLSSPFASGTNDLLQGLDFAYPGSVVVGGQASSGFMNGRVGLFCNDKLYREGTVGIALSGNIVLDTIVAQGCRPIGEPLQVTKAERNIILELDEKVPLMVLRNLISSLTEEERTLAQHSLFVGLAMDEFRLNLHSGDFLIRNVLGVDPNGGAIAIGDRIRAGQRLQFHLRDAEASAQDLEILLQEYQSENAGQPSPVGALMFTCLGRGTGLYGKPNFDSQLFSRYVQDIPMGGFFCGGEIGPVSGRTFLHGYTSVFAICRSLREQGTGNREQGIGNRE, via the coding sequence ATGGCAGATCAAATGCAGTGGACAAATGCCCTATCAACTCGTCCTTCCTTAGAAGCGGCTATTAACGATGTTGTAGAACAAGCAGTGGCATCTTTAACAGCACCAGCGGATTTAGGGCTGGTATTCATTTCTTCTGCTTTTATGAGTGAGTATTCCCGACTTTTGCCTTTATTGGCGGAAAAACTTTCTGTACCTGTATTAATTGGTTGTAGTGCTGGGGGTGTCATTGGCAGAAAACAGGCTGGAGAAACGGAAGAAATAGAAGCAGAACCAGCCCTGAGTTTAACTTTAGCCCATCTTCCCGGTGTCGAAATCCAACCTTTTCATATTGTGGCGGAAGAATTGCCAGATTCCGATAGTTCCCCAACTGCTTGGATTGATTTAGTAGGTGTATCACCTTCCGTAGTCCCTCAATTTATTCTCTTGTCTAGTCCCTTTGCTTCGGGAACAAATGATTTGTTGCAGGGGTTAGATTTTGCTTATCCAGGTTCGGTGGTGGTGGGAGGACAAGCCAGCAGCGGCTTTATGAATGGTCGTGTGGGCTTATTTTGTAATGATAAGTTATATCGGGAAGGGACGGTAGGCATCGCTTTAAGTGGCAATATCGTCTTAGATACTATTGTAGCCCAGGGATGTCGTCCCATTGGTGAACCGTTGCAAGTCACTAAAGCTGAACGGAATATTATTTTAGAGTTAGATGAAAAAGTACCTTTGATGGTGTTGCGAAATTTAATTAGTAGTTTGACTGAAGAAGAAAGGACTTTGGCGCAACATTCTTTATTTGTGGGTTTAGCAATGGATGAATTTCGGCTAAATTTACATTCGGGGGATTTTTTAATTCGCAATGTTTTAGGAGTAGATCCTAATGGTGGGGCGATCGCAATTGGCGATCGCATTCGTGCCGGACAAAGGTTACAATTTCATCTGAGGGATGCCGAAGCATCAGCCCAAGATTTAGAAATTTTACTCCAAGAATATCAAAGTGAAAATGCCGGACAACCTTCTCCCGTCGGCGCTTTGATGTTTACCTGTTTAGGACGAGGAACAGGTCTTTATGGCAAACCTAATTTCGATTCTCAACTCTTTAGCCGTTACGTCCAGGACATACCAATGGGTGGGTTTTTCTGCGGTGGTGAAATCGGTCCTGTCAGTGGCAGAACTTTCCTCCATGGTTATACTTCTGTATTTGCTATTTGTCGTTCTTTAAGGGAACAGGGAACAGGGAACAGGGAACAGGGAATAGGGAATAGGGAATAG
- a CDS encoding metallophosphoesterase family protein, translating to MKLNFRFAIVSDLHIALPETIWDHPSRFHLVEVSIPAFDSVLEHLTQLDLDFLLIPGDLTQHGESANHSWLQNRLSQLPFPSYVIPGNHDVPVLIANQQSISFADFPYFYQKFGYENPQQHYYNQQIFPGVRLIGLNSNSFDDQGQQIGRLDSQQFQWLEQQLAEIDDELVLVMIHHNVVEHLPNQSNHPMANRYMLENAPELRTLLQRYGVKLVFTGHLHVQDVACADGIYDITTGSLVSYPHPYRVLEFNRDELGNESLQVVSHRVESVPDFPNLQTLSRQWMGDRSYPFVLKLLTLPPLSLPLAQAQTLAPGLRDFWATIADGDAMLEYPHFPIHVRRYIEEYSAVNDGNPAFIDNHSTLLIGK from the coding sequence ATGAAACTCAATTTTCGTTTTGCTATCGTTAGCGACTTACACATTGCGCTTCCTGAAACAATCTGGGATCACCCTAGTCGGTTTCATTTGGTGGAAGTGAGTATTCCGGCTTTTGATAGTGTATTAGAACATTTAACCCAATTAGATTTAGATTTTTTGTTGATCCCTGGAGACTTAACCCAACATGGCGAATCAGCGAATCACAGTTGGTTACAAAACAGGTTATCACAGTTACCTTTTCCATCTTATGTTATTCCTGGTAATCATGATGTCCCTGTTTTAATCGCCAATCAACAATCAATTAGCTTTGCAGATTTTCCCTATTTCTACCAAAAATTTGGTTATGAAAATCCTCAACAACATTATTACAATCAGCAGATATTTCCAGGGGTGAGGTTAATTGGTCTTAATTCTAACTCATTTGATGATCAAGGTCAGCAAATAGGACGGTTGGATAGTCAGCAATTCCAATGGTTAGAACAGCAGTTAGCAGAGATTGATGATGAATTGGTTTTAGTTATGATTCATCACAACGTGGTTGAACATTTACCTAATCAATCAAATCATCCGATGGCAAATCGTTATATGCTGGAAAATGCTCCAGAACTGCGGACATTATTACAACGCTATGGAGTTAAGTTAGTATTTACAGGACATTTGCACGTTCAAGATGTGGCTTGTGCAGACGGAATTTATGATATTACGACTGGTTCCTTAGTCAGCTATCCTCATCCTTATCGGGTATTAGAATTTAACCGCGATGAATTGGGTAATGAATCGTTACAAGTTGTTTCTCATCGTGTGGAATCAGTGCCAGATTTTCCCAATTTACAAACATTATCACGGCAATGGATGGGCGATCGCTCTTATCCCTTTGTCCTCAAATTATTGACTTTACCACCTTTAAGTTTACCACTAGCACAGGCACAAACCCTAGCCCCCGGTTTACGGGACTTTTGGGCGACAATTGCCGATGGTGATGCTATGTTAGAATATCCCCACTTTCCGATTCATGTTCGTCGTTACATCGAAGAATATAGCGCAGTTAATGATGGGAATCCGGCTTTTATTGATAATCATAGTACGCTTTTAATTGGGAAGTAG
- the cofH gene encoding 7,8-didemethyl-8-hydroxy-5-deazariboflavin synthase subunit CofH: MTTITFESILQSALAEDNISPNDGVFLLKQTDPQAIAQIQSTANQLRQKQVGNTVTYIINRNINFTNICEQHCSFCAFRRDDGDADAYWLSSAQILEKATDAVRRGATEICMQGGLHPQAQINGKSLPYYLKLVKTIKDEFPHLHLHAFSPQEVQFIARLDGISYTDVIKALRDAGVGSMPGTAAEVLDDEVRRVLCPEKIDTATWLEIVSTAHQLGVPTTSTILSGHIETPEQQIVHLEKLRSLQQTAIEKGYPARITEFIVLPFVGQEAPKSLRKKVGRDQPVLADSLLLTAVARIYLGNYIPNHQPSWVKLGLDGATSALNWGCNDIGGTLMEEHITTMAGAVGGTCMEVETLQNAITSLKRPYQQRDTLYRLMGNG, encoded by the coding sequence GTGACTACTATAACTTTTGAGTCTATTCTGCAATCGGCTTTGGCAGAGGATAATATATCCCCTAATGATGGAGTATTTTTACTAAAACAAACTGACCCACAGGCGATCGCTCAAATTCAGTCTACAGCAAATCAACTTCGTCAGAAACAAGTTGGTAATACTGTTACTTACATAATTAATCGTAATATTAATTTTACTAACATTTGTGAGCAACATTGCAGTTTTTGTGCATTTCGCCGGGATGATGGTGATGCGGATGCTTATTGGTTAAGTTCGGCGCAGATTTTAGAAAAAGCTACAGATGCAGTGCGTCGAGGAGCAACGGAAATATGTATGCAAGGGGGATTACACCCACAAGCGCAAATTAATGGTAAGTCTTTACCCTATTATCTCAAACTGGTAAAAACCATTAAGGACGAATTTCCTCACTTACATTTACACGCTTTTTCGCCCCAAGAAGTCCAATTTATCGCCAGATTAGATGGAATTTCTTATACTGATGTGATTAAGGCTTTGCGAGATGCTGGTGTCGGTTCTATGCCCGGAACAGCCGCAGAAGTGCTAGATGATGAAGTCAGACGGGTACTGTGTCCAGAAAAAATTGATACAGCCACTTGGCTAGAAATTGTCAGTACAGCCCATCAATTAGGTGTACCCACTACGAGTACCATATTGTCTGGACATATTGAAACCCCAGAACAGCAAATTGTCCATTTAGAAAAATTGCGATCGCTCCAACAAACAGCCATAGAAAAAGGCTATCCTGCAAGAATTACCGAATTTATTGTCTTACCCTTCGTTGGTCAAGAAGCCCCCAAATCCCTACGCAAAAAGGTAGGAAGAGACCAACCAGTTCTCGCTGATTCCCTATTACTAACCGCTGTAGCCAGAATTTATCTGGGAAATTACATCCCCAATCACCAACCAAGCTGGGTAAAGCTGGGACTAGATGGTGCTACATCAGCCTTAAATTGGGGTTGTAATGATATAGGTGGCACATTAATGGAAGAACACATTACCACAATGGCTGGGGCTGTGGGTGGTACTTGCATGGAAGTAGAAACTTTACAAAATGCAATAACTTCTTTGAAAAGACCCTATCAACAACGGGATACTTTATATCGGCTAATGGGTAATGGGTAA
- the psb27 gene encoding photosystem II protein Psb27 produces the protein MKSYWSRLLSLVLVLVIGLVGCAGSPDSLTGDYRQDTLTVVNTLRQTLELPQDSPNKAELEAEARQKINDFSARYQRNTSVLALNSFTTMRTALNSLAGHYSSYPNRPVPEKLKKRLDAEFKQVEASLRRGA, from the coding sequence ATGAAAAGCTATTGGTCGCGTTTGCTTTCTCTAGTTTTAGTTTTAGTTATCGGTTTAGTTGGCTGTGCTGGTAGTCCAGATAGTTTAACCGGGGATTATCGTCAAGATACCTTAACTGTAGTCAATACGTTGAGACAAACCCTAGAATTACCTCAAGATTCCCCAAATAAAGCCGAACTTGAAGCAGAAGCCCGTCAAAAAATCAATGACTTTTCGGCTCGCTACCAACGGAATACTTCTGTTTTGGCTCTTAACTCTTTTACCACCATGCGAACAGCCCTCAATTCCCTTGCAGGACATTACAGTTCTTATCCTAATCGTCCCGTTCCTGAAAAACTGAAAAAACGTCTGGATGCTGAATTCAAGCAAGTAGAAGCATCCCTAAGACGTGGTGCTTAA